The following are encoded together in the Astyanax mexicanus isolate ESR-SI-001 chromosome 8, AstMex3_surface, whole genome shotgun sequence genome:
- the ecsit gene encoding evolutionarily conserved signaling intermediate in Toll pathway, mitochondrial produces MKITRFLMRTQHAGWITLFVKTPIKPSCFHAALLRPPIPRICIGQEARWIHCGSTVYKDKPDNSDLSKLFENETKAKSLVTHDDLFERTAKDAKNKASFNRVVDVFNKQDIRRRGHVEFIYAALQKMPEFGVERDLAVYNKLLDVFPKEVFVPRNFIQRMFNHYPRQQECAVQVLEQMENYGIVPNVETKVLLVQIFGEKGHPVRKYQRLMYWLPKFKHINPFPVPFELTQDPIDLARFSLTRIANDLDAKITVYQYPSTDVTETGEEVTQPHIVGIQGPEQISLLAKHNPNRPVFVEGPFPLWLRKTCVQYYLLRADLVPPEERVQDEPDPELVGPNQCLFYPWQIDLDLSRDMGDDFSYDVEDVEEGPVYAMCMAGQGDQATLARWICGLQETNPILGRIPTVFRLESGSRELQTAADVQHDSGQNSQSGSEQEHIIEEEQLHSQRMKQ; encoded by the exons ATGAAGATCACTAGATTTCTCATGCGAACCCAGCATGCTGGGTGGATCACTCTTTTCGTCAAGACACCTATCAAGCCCAGCTGTTTTCATGCGGCTCTCCTGCGGCCCCCAATCCCACGTATCTGCATTGGTCAA gAGGCAAGATGGATTCATTGTGGTTCCACAGTTTACAAGGACAAGCCGGACAATTCAGATCTGAGCAagttatttgaaaatgaaacgAAGGCCAAGTCTTTGGTCACACATGATGACTTGTTTGAGAGAACAGCTAAAGATGCAAAGAATAAAGCCAGTTTCAACAGAGTGGTTGATGTCTTCAACAAGCAGGACATCAGGCGCCGTGGACATGTCGAGTTTATTTATGCTGCTCTACAGAAAATGCCAGAGTTCGGCGTAGAGCGGGACCTTGCTGTCTACAATAAACTGCTGGATGTGTTTCCCAAAGAGGTTTTTGTGCCTCGAAACTTTATTCAGAGGATGTTCAATCACTATCCCAGGCAGCAGGAGTGTGCAGTGCAGGTGCTGGAGCAGATGGAAAATTATG GAATCGTGCCTAATGTGGAAACAAAGGTCCTTTTGGTTCAGATCTTTGGAGAAAAGGGCCACCCTGTGAGGAAATATCAGCGTCTAATGTACTGGCTTCCCAAATTCAAGCATATAAACCCGTTTCCAGTTCCATTTGAGCTCACGCAAGACCCCATCGACCTTGCACGCTTCAGTCTCACCCGCATTGCTAATGACCTGGATGCTAAAATTACAGTTTACCAG TATCCATCAACAGACGTCACAGAAACAGGAGAGGAAGTCACCCAGCCACATATCGTAG GAATCCAGGGCCCAGAGCAGATCTCCCTGCTTGCCAAGCATAACCCAAACAGACCAGTGTTTGTGGAGGGCCCTTTCCCCCTGTGGCTGAGGAAGACCTGTGTTCAATATTACCTGCTCAGGGCCGACCTTGTTCCTCCTGAGGAGAGG GTACAGGACGAGCCTGATCCGGAACTAGTTGGTCCCAACCAATGCCTCTTTTACCCCTGGCAAATTGACCTAGATCTTTCCAGAGACATGGGAGATGACTTCAGCTATGATGTGGAGGATG TGGAGGAAGGTCCAGTCTATGCGATGTGTATGGCAGGTCAGGGTGACCAAGCTACCCTCGCGCGATGGATCTGCGGCCTGCAGGAGACCAACCCCATCTTGGGACGGATTCCCACCGTGTTCCGCCTGGAGTCCGGGTCTAGGGAGCTCCAGACCGCTGCAGATGTTCAGCACGACTCTGGGCAGAATTCACAGTCAGGATCGGAACAGGAGCACATCATAGAGGAGGAACAGCTGCACTCGCAGAGGATGAAGCAATGA